One Solanum pennellii chromosome 9, SPENNV200 DNA segment encodes these proteins:
- the LOC107030346 gene encoding extensin-like, translating to MVNPLVAYSDDESSSDNALSQGEENPVVDVVPNLGEESQPPLKPSTPKLDPSTSPSPKAPSPPPPVKEASPPVGAESSPPPVKEASPPVGADSPPPPIIESPPPPVQETPLSPVQETPLSPVQETPLSPNPEIPTTSVPNNPPSSPSHKTTTQNPPPSPITDDILLSTLHPKKPRRPRKHIAVKQVRPHRPVTRSANVVKSTDDATSVVKRRRLGKSPVHSSVSPMNLDSEIDDASEGKHSVAPQ from the coding sequence ATGGTTAATCCACTCGTTGCTTACTCTGATGACGAAAGCTCGTCTGATAATGCACTTTCTCAGGGGGAAGAGAACCCAGTTGTTGATGTTGTGCCTAATCTTGGGGAAGAAAGCCAACCCCCCCTTAAACCATCTACACCCAAATTAGATCCTTCTACATCTCCATCACCAAAAGCTCCATCTCCACCACCACCAGTTAAAGAAGCATCTCCACCTGTAGGTGCCGAATCTTCACCACCACCAGTTAAAGAAGCATCTCCACCTGTAGGTGCCGACTCTCCACCACCACCCATCATAGAATCTCCACCACCACCAGTCCAAGAAACCCCTTTATCCCCAGTCCAAGAAACCCCATTATCACCAGTCCAAGAAACCCCATTATCACCAAACCCAGAAATTCCCACAACCTCTGTCCCAAATAACCCCCCTTCTTCCCCATCTCACAAAACCACTACTCAAAATCCACCACCATCCCCAATCACGGATGATATTCTTTTGAGTACCCTTCACCCCAAAAAACCAAGGCGGCCAAGAAAGCACATTGCAGTTAAACAGGTTCGTCCACACAGGCCAGTCACAAGGAGTGCGAATGTGGTCAAATCAACTGATGATGCAACCTCTGTTGTTAAGCGTCGGCGATTGGGTAAGTCTCCTGTTCATTCATCCGTTTCTCCAATGAATCTTGACTCTGAAATTGATGATGCGTCTGAGGGCAAACATTCTGTAGCCCctcaataa